ATTTGGTCTCTGCACTTCCccatttctttttgaaaaatatctcaGGGCTTTCTGTAAAGCTTcacagtggggttttggggcagaACTCGGACATTGTGAGAGTTTGTGCGTTGAGGCAGGAGAACTGATCAGGAAATGTTGGatctctgcagctcccagtgcctcccagtccAACAGCACACAATGAGAGAGCAGTGGTAGATCTCCCATGGATCCCACACTGccaaggagggagggatgatCCCACATCCCTCCCCATTGCTGTAAGGTTCCCATTGTCCTCAGCACGTGAAGTGGGGAGGATGAGAGACATCCAGTGATTCTTGCTCCTTCCATGGGACTTCCAGTACTCCTGCAGTGGCAGAGAGTTACTTTGCCAgagttgtttgctttttgccaGTCTCCCTCACTCAAGGCTGGGGATTGGCTCTATCCAACTTGCTTCCCAATTTTTTGGGCTGGAAGAACATAACCAGAGCAGTGGCTTGAAGGGAGCATTAATGGCTTCAGCAGTTCATTAATCAACAGAACTtggggcagtgccagccacAGTGACTCCCCTTCTTGGTTCCTAgagcttgtttttatttttcctcataaaGCAGTTTAAACATGGAGGCTCCTTTTACTACTTCTTCAGCTCCCATTGTACTTCCAAAGCTTTTGTCCAATTAGCTTCCTATTTTCTCCTGGCACAGTGAGAGGGGTTAAGGAGCCAAGCTTGTTGGAATGTTGGTTGTAACCACAGGAACACACTGTGATTCCTCCTGTGTATGAAACCAGGATCTGCTGTGGGACTGAGCTTCTCTTGCCAGCCTGGGAAGGGAATTGCAGAGGTCACAAGCACAGGCAGGGAATGGTGATATCAATAATCCCAATTCTCTCTGCATCTTACCTAGGAATCTTGGACCATTTCACCCAGATCAGtgggggggttttgttgtttgagGTCTATCAGAGAAGCTGTTTTGGTTTGTCCTATCTGCACCTAAAATCCAGAGAGTGCTGCAGGAGGAACAGACCTTTCTGGAAGTTACCACTAAaccatttgttatttttattattttgtgcaGGTAGAAAAGGAGGCCACAAAGGCCGAGCAAGGCAGTACACGAGTCCTGAGGAGATTGATGCCCAGCtccaagcagaaaagcaaaaggcaaGGGTATGTTTGCTCCTTTGTGTACTTTCTGTCCTAATTCCTGCCTTATCCAGCCTGGTTATTCTCTGTTCAGGAGCAATGGCAGCTTagccaagtgctgcagttcATTCCAGCACTGATCACAGTATGGATCCCAACTATCTCCAGCTGGGGAGACTCCAGGGTGTCACCCAGTCTGGTTCCTGAGGTCTGGGAGACCACCCAGGGCAGAATTTGAAGGTTAAAGGATGGGGGAGCTGAttacacagcagctctggagatCTTTTCTCCCTATATTTCATCATTCCAGTCTCCAGTGTCAACTCATTTGTTCTACAGCATGGCTTTGGAGAACAAGAGCCACATCTTGGCATGTTGAAATTACTGTACTTGCCCTTGTGGACCAAACTCCTTTGACTTCTTTCTGCACACATGATTTTCTTGTTTGCCTCTGACttgaagggagagagaaaagagtttTCTGGTGTGGGGTCTCTCTTGGATATATTTCTGTGCCCCAGCACTGGACTGTAACAGCTCCTCCCACTTGCACCATGTCCTGACTGCTGTCATAAAACCCTTGGCTGCTTTTTGGGGCTCTTGCTGTCTTTATTCCCAACTTATCACAGCTCTGGTAACACTCTTAATATTTTTTCGGTGACTCTCTGAAAGTGCTGCCTCAGCCCAAATACACAGTTCCAGCTGAGGCCTCACAGCACTGACCACAGGAGGATAATTACACCCCATGTAGGAAATGCTGGTGAATACCTCTGAGATGACTCTCTCAAGCAGTTCTGAGCCATAGCATTGAGtcctttttaatgttttgccCAGCTGGAACTCAAGATGATTGTTTGGTTTGCTGCTTAGCCACATATTCCAGCTTCGTGTTGGATTTCTTCTTCCAAAGTGTAACTCCTTTTGGTTAGTTTCTGATTCCACCTTCTTGGTTTCATGCCATATTTCCAGATTCTGAAACCACTTATGAGTCTCATcctgttttccaaaataattccaACTCCTACTTGTGTGATGTCATTCACAAACTGTATAAGTGTTCTCTGCTTCCatatttgtaataaaaatactaaatggAAATGGAACAGAAAAGCAGGACCCACTTGAAGTGTGTGTCTTGTTTCACAGCAAACCAGAGAACTGCTCTTCgagaaggatttatttttttgtgataACACATATCACATAGTGATGGTTACATCTAACACTGATTTATTAAGGAAAGCTTAAAAAAGCCCCCCCACAATTAACAAAATTACTCATCTTACTGTTCCTTGCTCATCCACTTTGTGGGTTGCTTGATGAGAGATGTTGGTAGTGTAAGACAAGCTGTTCACACCCATGCTGGTTCTTATgattcagaaattaatttccaggtTTCTGACTGATGGAAGCTCAAAAGGCTGTAATTCCTTGGATAATAATGTTGTGGTTGATGGTTGTCAATTTTCTCCTTTAGGTGTTCTTATTTATCCAGTCCCAGGATGGGATCCAGCTCTAAGCTGCATCCATGGTAGTTTTCAGGGTCTGAGGTAGTGTGCACTGGAAATTCAGGCCAAAATTCTTCTGGAGAGCTTTCATTTGGGGAGCATAAAGTGCCAGTGGTGCCTTTTACAGTAATTTTCCTGTTAGAGGGAGAAGCAGAGTTGTTTggaggtgatgctgctgctgagggggAGCGCTCATTCTGTGACAGCCAGACCTCCCTGGTGGCACAAGGCCACATCAGGAGCACCAGTGCTCAGAGCTGAGCTCTCTCATCACTCCAAAATCTGATTTAGAAATTTTAGACTCAAGAGCTGGGTGGATTTTTAGTAACATACATTTCCTCTGATTTTgtaggaagaggaggagcaagaAGAAGGAGGTGAAGGAGCGACAGGGGACCctaaaaaggagaagaaatctTTAGATTCAGATGAGAgtgatgaagatgatgaggaTTATCAGGTACTGCATTCTCAGGGCACTTAATGCACCTAATACTTGGGTTGGGGGGGAGATGCACACTCTGATTCTGAGCAGAGCATTTTTTTATAGAACTACTTACAGAAGCCAAAAAATACTCACTTGACAGCATTTGCCCTCAGAATGAAAACTTGTGAATATTTACAGATGAGATACAAAGGCaacaagattttttaaaaggctgaaGATGTCTTGGTTCATAAAAAGTTTTACTGGCTAGCAGTAAAATCTTAACTTGTGGTTTTGGGATGCTTTGCAGTGTGTTTGGGGAGCTCTGGTACAACCAGAGCTGGGTGTGAGAGTTCCTCAACCTCTGAGGTTCCTCCTCTTGTTCTTGACCCTCAGCAAAAGCGCAAAGGAGTGGAGGGGTTGATAGACATAGAGAACCCCAACCGTGTCATTCAGACAACCAAAAAAGTCACTCAGCTGGACCTGGATGGACCCAAGGAGCTCTCACGACGAGAGAGGTGAGTGTTCCCTGCTGCACCCCTGGAATTTCAGCCTTGATGTGGCAGCAGCTTGATGCAGGGAGTTGTTTCTCCTGCTCCCTGTCAGTGTTTCAGGGAGGCCCTTAAAAGTGTGTTACTGCCTAAAGCAggcactgagcagcagcagcaaactggGCTGACTGTGCCTCAAAATATGGTTCCTTAGAAACTTCACAGGAGCTGTCTGTCCTCtgggggcagctgtggctgtcctggTGCCAGGCAGCCTGCCCTGGTGCTCTGAGAGAAAGGGATTTAGGCCATTCCTTTCCTAAGGTTTTATGCCAAAAGTCAGACCTAACTGAAACCCTGAAATCGTACTGGTGTGAAAGGGATTTAGGCCATTCCTTTCCTGAAGTTCTATTACAAAAATCTGAACAGAAATCCATTAACCAGAGGTCACCCTGAATCCACTTTAATCTTGCTGCAGAAGGTGCCCTGGTGACAGGTAGCAGTTTCCCAGATTCCAGATATTGTGGTGAAATGTTTATCTGGTCAGATGAATAACCTGAAAACCAAAGTTTAATCTTCTAGTTTCATTTAGCAATGGTGAGGTTTCAAAGGGAAAGTTTAATCTTTGTTTGGGATAGATTGCTTCAGCAGAAGGTGAGGGTGAGGCAGGGAAAAAGATGTCACAGTTCTTATGGTGTGGAGCTAATTCATTTGACCTCCGTGTGTGTTTGTGTCCTTACTTAATTGAAGGAAGATAGAAACAGTCTCTCACCCCTGTACAAACCCTGCAAATAGTCAGAATCTGTGCTTGAAAAGTGGTGAAGGACCcccagttttgggttttttcctggtTGGAAAGCCCCACTCTGCCTGTTCCCCTGGGCTTGTCTGGATACTCTGGTGACTGGTGTGTTTCCTTTGGGCAGAGAGGAAATAGAGaagcaaaaggcaaaagaaagatACATGAAAATGCACCTAGCTGGGAAAACAGAGCAAGCCAAGGCAGACCTTGCCCGATTAGCCATCATTCGGAAGCAAAGGGAAGAAGCTgccagaaagaaagaagaagaaagaaaaggttagAGAATAATTAATCATATTCTCCTACCTCTCCATGCCGTGGCTGCTGTGCTAAGAGGCACACGTCCCTCATCTGAGCCTGTGTGGTGTTGCTGAGTGTCATCAATTCCCCTCAGCAAAGCCAGGCTCAGCTGTTTCCTTCTCGTAAAGTACTTGCTTTATAAACAAGAGCTTGGATCCCAGAGCAAAGAAAGAGAGGAGGGAATTCTCCTTGATACCCATCATGTCCCCTGCCTCCTAGGCAATGCTGCCTCCAGTTTGGGGACTTAGCAGGCTCCTTGTGCTGGGtgatttgtttgctttgcatATGGGAATCTGAACTGCCGAGGGAGTTCACATcactccttcccttcctggccTTTCCCTAGGAGATATGAACCAGAAGTCTGAACACAGCTCCTTGGTGACTTCCACAGAGATATTTGGGCATCAGGGTGATTTGTGGACACCTGGAGAGGGGTCAGGGATAGAAGGGAACATACAGCAGGACCTGTGCCTCTTACCTCTGAGAAATTGGTGGGAagggtgggattttttccaTTACCCAACTGGCAGGATTctggttcctggggctgccagttcccccccccccccccccccccccgcccagtCACTGATCTGCACCATGAAATGATGAAACTCTGTTGTTTTCCTCCCCAGCAAAAGATGAAGCGGCCATGGCAGGTAAAAGACTGCAGTCACTATCCCTTAACAAGTAAGCACAGGCCATGCAAGAGGAGGAAACGCCAGGGAACTGTGCCTggtcctgccaggagctctgctgtgtcGCCTTCCATCGATGCCACGCAGGGCATCCTGCAGCATTGACCTCACCTCCACCTCCAAGAGACACTGACGATGTGTTTGTCCTCATCCTGGCACAGATTTCCATTTGGGGTTAggggcagctgctctctgcagtgcagagctgtgctggacagCAATTCCCTGTAACA
The Cinclus cinclus chromosome 16, bCinCin1.1, whole genome shotgun sequence DNA segment above includes these coding regions:
- the PDAP1 gene encoding 28 kDa heat- and acid-stable phosphoprotein isoform X1 — its product is MPKGRKGGHKGRARQYTSPEEIDAQLQAEKQKAREEEEQEEGGEGATGDPKKEKKSLDSDESDEDDEDYQQKRKGVEGLIDIENPNRVIQTTKKVTQLDLDGPKELSRREREEIEKQKAKERYMKMHLAGKTEQAKADLARLAIIRKQREEAARKKEEERKAKDEAAMAGKRLQSLSLNK
- the PDAP1 gene encoding 28 kDa heat- and acid-stable phosphoprotein isoform X2, with protein sequence MPKGCRKGGHKGRARQYTSPEEIDAQLQAEKQKAREEEEQEEGGEGATGDPKKEKKSLDSDESDEDDEDYQQKRKGVEGLIDIENPNRVIQTTKKVTQLDLDGPKELSRREREEIEKQKAKERYMKMHLAGKTEQAKADLARLAIIRKQREEAARKKEEERKAKDEAAMAGKRLQSLSLNK